Proteins encoded within one genomic window of Betaproteobacteria bacterium:
- the tuf gene encoding elongation factor Tu (EF-Tu; promotes GTP-dependent binding of aminoacyl-tRNA to the A-site of ribosomes during protein biosynthesis; when the tRNA anticodon matches the mRNA codon, GTP hydrolysis results; the inactive EF-Tu-GDP leaves the ribosome and release of GDP is promoted by elongation factor Ts; many prokaryotes have two copies of the gene encoding EF-Tu): protein MVMPGDNIGITVQLIQPIAMEEGLRFAIREGGRTVGAGVVAKILE from the coding sequence GATGGTGATGCCAGGGGACAACATCGGGATCACGGTGCAGTTGATTCAGCCCATTGCGATGGAAGAGGGCTTGCGCTTTGCCATTCGCGAGGGTGGTCGTACCGTGGGCGCCGGCGTCGTCGCCAAAATCCTGGAATAA